In one Sphingomonas sp. S1-29 genomic region, the following are encoded:
- a CDS encoding dienelactone hydrolase family protein produces the protein MTDLRQRAIDLYDAFTHEHRDRRQLLRETALLVGSVAAAEALIATIAASPAAAQQIAADDPRLLTETKTGVEAGKPFTAYFAAPRQAARNAGYVLVVHENRGLNAHIKDVARRVALAGYRAIAPDFLAPQGGTPEDEDQARALIGTLDYDLALAQAVATAKRVKRDTRGARVGAVGFCWGGAFVNRLAVAAGDALDAGASYYGPAPAPTEAAKVRAAMVVHLAGKDARVNATGVPWGEALKAAGKGEAFVYPEVDHAFNNDTSTARYDKAAADLAWSRTLALFAKHLDG, from the coding sequence ATGACCGACCTGCGCCAGCGTGCGATCGACCTCTACGACGCCTTCACCCATGAGCATCGCGACCGGCGGCAATTGCTGCGCGAGACCGCGCTGCTGGTCGGATCGGTCGCGGCTGCCGAGGCGCTGATCGCGACGATCGCGGCATCACCCGCCGCCGCGCAGCAAATCGCCGCCGACGATCCGCGGTTGCTGACCGAAACCAAGACCGGGGTCGAGGCAGGCAAGCCCTTCACCGCGTATTTCGCCGCGCCGCGCCAGGCCGCGCGCAACGCCGGCTATGTGTTGGTCGTCCATGAAAATCGCGGGCTCAACGCGCATATCAAGGACGTCGCGCGCCGCGTGGCGCTAGCCGGCTATCGCGCGATCGCGCCCGATTTCCTCGCACCGCAGGGCGGCACCCCCGAGGATGAGGACCAAGCGCGCGCGCTGATCGGCACGCTCGATTACGACCTGGCGCTGGCGCAAGCGGTCGCTACCGCCAAGCGTGTGAAGCGCGATACGCGCGGCGCGCGCGTCGGCGCGGTCGGTTTTTGCTGGGGCGGCGCGTTCGTCAACCGGCTGGCGGTGGCGGCGGGCGACGCGCTGGACGCCGGCGCATCCTATTACGGCCCGGCGCCCGCCCCGACCGAGGCAGCGAAGGTTCGCGCCGCGATGGTCGTCCATCTGGCGGGCAAGGACGCGCGGGTGAACGCTACCGGGGTGCCATGGGGCGAGGCGCTGAAGGCGGCGGGCAAGGGCGAGGCGTTCGTCTATCCCGAGGTCGACCATGCGTTCAACAACGATACCTCGACCGCGCGCTACGACAAGGCGGCGGCCGATCTTGCCTGGTCGCGGACGCTGGCGCTGTTCGCGAAGCATCTTGACGGCTGA
- a CDS encoding glutathione S-transferase family protein → MSDDLVFYTNPMSRGQIARWMLEEAGAPYRTELLEYGTMSSEAYRAINPMAKVPAIQHGDRVVTECAAICAYLADAFPEAGLAPPTTDRADYYRWLFFAAGPVEHAVTNRAIGVEVPPDKQGMVGYGDFDRVVDVLDGWLATHDYVAGGRFTAADVYVGAQVIWGLGFGSLPKRASFEAYAARLTQREGYLRAKAMDDALIAEMQAVAG, encoded by the coding sequence ATGAGCGACGACTTGGTTTTCTACACCAACCCCATGTCGCGCGGGCAGATCGCGCGCTGGATGCTCGAGGAGGCGGGTGCGCCCTACCGCACCGAGCTGCTCGAATATGGCACGATGAGCAGCGAGGCCTATCGCGCGATCAACCCGATGGCGAAGGTGCCGGCGATCCAGCATGGCGACCGCGTGGTGACCGAATGCGCGGCGATCTGCGCGTATCTGGCGGACGCCTTTCCCGAAGCCGGGCTGGCGCCGCCGACCACCGACCGCGCCGATTATTATCGCTGGCTGTTCTTTGCCGCCGGGCCGGTCGAACATGCGGTGACCAACCGCGCGATCGGCGTCGAGGTGCCGCCCGACAAGCAGGGGATGGTCGGCTATGGCGATTTCGACCGGGTGGTCGACGTGCTCGATGGCTGGCTGGCGACGCACGACTATGTCGCGGGCGGACGCTTCACCGCGGCCGATGTCTATGTCGGGGCGCAGGTGATCTGGGGGCTGGGGTTCGGTTCGCTGCCCAAGCGGGCTTCGTTCGAAGCCTATGCGGCGCGGTTGACCCAGCGGGAGGGGTATTTGCGTGCCAAGGCGATGGACGATGCGTTGATCGCGGAGATGCAGGCGGTGGCGGGGTAG
- a CDS encoding M28 family metallopeptidase, whose translation MLKTLPLPLVLLATPAIAQDQPSPQRLRADVQTMVDFGTRHTASSVTDPKRGIGAARRWAQAEFDRIAKACGGCIKTETIERSFTGPRAPTGVNVVDVLAIQPGTEPGRVVILQGHIDSRNSDVMDATGDAPGANDDASGVALVFEAARLLSKQKHRATIVYAALSGEEQGLWGATLLAETARERGWKVSAVLSNDIVGNTVGQNGKRVADRVRVFSEGIRQVETIEEAKRRRGDGGEDDGPSRSLAKAIDDVAEGMPGALDVFAVRRPDRFGRGGDHEAFLRLGYPAVRFSVGAENYDQQHQNLRTENGRVYGDTIDKMDFPYLAKVTAINVAAARRLAGAPAAPEGVSVDGALSFDATVKWQPVEGAARYRIHWRRNDTADWTNHRDTTGTELVVKDVIVDDHFFGVSSVAADGTESIVSFAGRTPPAPR comes from the coding sequence ATGCTCAAAACCCTCCCCCTCCCGCTCGTCCTCCTCGCCACCCCCGCCATCGCGCAAGACCAGCCCAGCCCGCAGCGGCTGCGCGCCGATGTCCAGACGATGGTCGATTTCGGCACCCGCCACACCGCCTCCTCGGTCACCGATCCCAAGCGCGGGATCGGCGCCGCGCGCCGCTGGGCGCAGGCCGAGTTCGATCGGATCGCCAAGGCGTGCGGCGGCTGCATCAAGACCGAGACGATCGAGCGCAGTTTCACCGGCCCGCGCGCGCCGACCGGCGTGAACGTCGTCGACGTGCTCGCGATCCAGCCGGGCACCGAGCCCGGCCGCGTCGTGATCCTTCAGGGGCATATCGACAGCCGCAACAGCGACGTGATGGACGCGACCGGCGATGCGCCCGGCGCAAACGACGATGCCTCGGGGGTCGCCCTGGTGTTCGAAGCCGCGCGGTTGCTGTCGAAGCAGAAGCATCGCGCGACGATCGTCTATGCCGCGCTCTCGGGCGAGGAACAGGGGCTGTGGGGCGCGACGTTGCTCGCCGAAACCGCGCGCGAGCGCGGCTGGAAGGTCTCGGCGGTGCTCAGCAACGACATCGTCGGCAACACGGTTGGCCAGAACGGCAAGCGAGTCGCCGACCGCGTCCGCGTCTTCTCCGAAGGCATCCGCCAGGTCGAGACGATCGAGGAAGCCAAACGCCGGCGCGGCGACGGCGGCGAGGATGACGGCCCCAGCCGCTCGCTCGCCAAGGCGATCGACGACGTCGCCGAAGGCATGCCCGGCGCGCTCGACGTGTTCGCAGTCCGCCGCCCCGACCGCTTCGGCCGTGGTGGCGATCACGAGGCGTTCCTGCGGCTGGGCTATCCGGCGGTACGCTTCTCGGTCGGCGCCGAGAATTACGACCAGCAGCACCAGAATCTGCGCACCGAAAACGGCCGCGTCTATGGCGACACGATCGACAAGATGGACTTCCCCTATCTGGCGAAGGTCACCGCGATCAACGTCGCCGCCGCCCGCCGACTCGCGGGCGCCCCCGCCGCCCCCGAGGGCGTGAGCGTCGATGGCGCGCTGAGCTTCGACGCGACGGTGAAGTGGCAACCGGTCGAGGGCGCCGCCCGCTATCGCATCCACTGGCGCCGCAACGACACCGCCGACTGGACCAACCATCGCGACACCACCGGGACCGAATTGGTGGTCAAGGACGTGATCGTCGACGATCACTTCTTCGGGGTATCGTCGGTTGCGGCGGACGGGACCGAGAGCATCGTATCGTTCGCCGGAAGGACCCCGCCCGCGCCGCGGTGA
- a CDS encoding universal stress protein, with the protein MRTYLVVIDESPESEIAMRFTARRAVKTGGGVEILALVPTPDFVQWGGVMATIEEEALQRAEALVAGAAGTLLTESGLKPSITVRQGEGPKVVREMIAANPDIAALVLGAAASGPPGPLVSHFAGADAGTLSVPLMIIPGSLDRDAIDRLS; encoded by the coding sequence ATGCGTACCTATCTGGTGGTGATCGACGAAAGTCCCGAATCCGAGATCGCGATGCGCTTCACCGCGCGGCGTGCGGTCAAGACCGGCGGCGGGGTCGAGATCCTCGCGCTCGTCCCCACCCCCGACTTCGTCCAATGGGGCGGCGTGATGGCGACGATCGAGGAGGAAGCGCTGCAGCGCGCCGAGGCGCTGGTCGCCGGCGCCGCGGGTACGTTGCTCACCGAATCGGGGCTCAAGCCCTCGATCACCGTGCGCCAGGGCGAAGGCCCCAAGGTCGTCCGCGAAATGATCGCCGCCAACCCCGACATCGCCGCGCTGGTGCTCGGCGCCGCCGCGAGCGGCCCGCCGGGGCCGCTAGTGTCGCACTTCGCCGGCGCCGATGCGGGCACGCTCTCGGTGCCGCTGATGATCATCCCCGGCAGCCTCGATCGCGACGCGATCGACCGCTTGAGCTGA
- a CDS encoding pyruvate dehydrogenase complex dihydrolipoamide acetyltransferase, with the protein MSIELKMPALSPTMEEGTLAKWLVKEGDSVKSGDLMAEIETDKATMEFEAVDEGVIAKILVAEGTDGVKVGTVIAIIAEEGEDAGSVEAPQAAAAPAPKADNVGPAATADEARTQEVSEETGATDAAGTAPAAASGDRVKASPLARRLAAEKGIELSALAGSGPNGRIVKADLEGAKPGAAPAAQKAAAPAAKSEAPAAAAAAPTEAKAVWYDESIPHEVEKLSNIRKTIARRLTEAKQTIPHIYLTLDIRLDALLKLRGELNKGLESRGVKLSVNDMLIKALGVALEATPKCNVTFLGNELVSYKRADVSVAVSTPSGLITPIIRDAASISLSKISTQMKELAGLAKDNKLKPEQYQGGTASISNMGMFGIKQFDAVINPPQGMILAVGAGEKRPYIVDDALGVATVMSATGSFDHRAIDGADGAQLMKLFKELVESPLGMIA; encoded by the coding sequence ATGTCGATCGAACTCAAGATGCCGGCGCTGTCACCGACGATGGAAGAAGGCACGCTGGCCAAATGGCTGGTCAAGGAAGGCGACAGCGTGAAGTCGGGCGACCTGATGGCGGAGATCGAGACCGACAAGGCGACGATGGAATTCGAAGCGGTCGATGAAGGCGTGATCGCCAAGATCCTGGTCGCCGAGGGCACCGACGGGGTGAAGGTCGGCACCGTGATCGCGATCATCGCCGAAGAGGGCGAGGATGCGGGATCGGTCGAAGCGCCCCAGGCGGCTGCCGCGCCCGCACCCAAGGCCGATAATGTCGGCCCCGCGGCGACCGCCGACGAGGCGCGTACCCAGGAAGTCAGCGAAGAGACCGGCGCGACCGATGCTGCCGGTACCGCGCCAGCCGCGGCGTCGGGCGATCGCGTGAAGGCTAGCCCGCTGGCGCGCCGGCTGGCCGCCGAAAAGGGCATCGAGCTTTCGGCGCTGGCGGGTTCGGGGCCGAATGGCCGGATCGTGAAGGCCGATCTCGAGGGCGCCAAGCCGGGCGCCGCGCCCGCTGCCCAAAAGGCCGCCGCGCCTGCCGCCAAGAGCGAAGCGCCTGCTGCCGCTGCGGCCGCGCCGACCGAGGCCAAGGCTGTTTGGTACGACGAAAGCATCCCGCACGAGGTCGAGAAGCTCTCGAACATCCGCAAGACGATCGCGCGTCGCCTGACCGAGGCGAAGCAGACGATCCCGCATATCTATCTGACGCTCGACATCCGGCTCGATGCGCTGCTCAAGCTGCGCGGCGAGCTCAACAAGGGGCTCGAGAGCCGCGGCGTGAAGCTGTCGGTCAACGACATGCTGATCAAGGCGCTGGGCGTCGCGCTCGAGGCGACGCCCAAGTGCAACGTCACCTTCCTGGGCAACGAGCTGGTCAGCTACAAGCGCGCCGACGTGTCGGTCGCGGTATCGACGCCGTCGGGGCTGATCACGCCGATCATCCGCGACGCCGCCAGCATCAGCCTGTCGAAGATTTCGACGCAGATGAAGGAGCTCGCCGGGCTCGCCAAGGACAACAAGCTCAAGCCCGAGCAATATCAGGGCGGCACCGCGAGCATCTCGAACATGGGGATGTTCGGGATCAAGCAGTTCGATGCGGTCATCAACCCGCCGCAGGGGATGATCCTGGCGGTCGGCGCGGGCGAGAAGCGGCCCTATATCGTCGACGATGCGCTGGGCGTCGCGACGGTGATGTCGGCGACCGGCAGCTTCGATCACCGCGCGATCGACGGGGCCGACGGGGCGCAGCTGATGAAGCTGTTCAAGGAGCTGGTCGAAAGCCCGCTTGGCATGATCGCCTGA
- a CDS encoding acyl-CoA thioesterase yields the protein MNAEIPPEGSPAIRVTTMPGDANAYGDIFGGWLMSQMDMAAGLVAARYSKGRAVTIAMDGMQFHAPVAVGDEVSVYCEMVKVGRTSMTIAVEAWRRDRHQEEQCRVTQARFVFVAIDEQRRPRAVTG from the coding sequence ATGAACGCCGAAATCCCGCCCGAGGGCAGCCCCGCGATCCGCGTGACGACGATGCCCGGTGACGCGAACGCCTATGGCGACATCTTCGGCGGCTGGCTGATGAGCCAGATGGACATGGCCGCCGGGCTGGTCGCGGCGCGCTATTCGAAGGGGCGCGCGGTGACGATCGCGATGGACGGGATGCAGTTCCATGCACCCGTGGCGGTGGGCGACGAGGTGTCGGTCTATTGCGAGATGGTGAAGGTGGGTCGCACTTCGATGACGATCGCGGTCGAAGCCTGGCGCCGCGACCGGCATCAGGAAGAACAATGCCGGGTGACGCAGGCGCGATTCGTGTTCGTCGCGATCGACGAGCAACGGCGGCCGCGGGCGGTGACCGGTTGA
- a CDS encoding PIN domain-containing protein yields MRMVVDANVVVSAVLGKRNPVAAALARGLELFIPEAQLDEAVRVVARLGDVGIGEARRLIADATAGFAFLQLQDLAEVEHSARARLEARGQSDWPVLAAAILLEGHIWSRDRDFFGVGVPVWSTRNIGFATA; encoded by the coding sequence ATGAGGATGGTCGTCGACGCCAATGTCGTGGTCAGCGCGGTGCTGGGAAAGCGCAATCCGGTCGCTGCCGCGCTGGCGCGGGGGTTGGAGTTGTTCATTCCCGAAGCGCAGCTCGACGAGGCGGTGCGGGTCGTCGCGCGGCTGGGCGATGTCGGTATCGGCGAGGCGCGCCGGTTGATCGCCGACGCGACCGCTGGTTTCGCTTTCCTGCAATTGCAGGACCTCGCCGAGGTCGAGCATAGCGCCAGGGCGCGGCTTGAGGCGCGGGGGCAGTCCGACTGGCCGGTACTGGCGGCGGCAATCTTGCTCGAAGGCCATATATGGTCACGAGATCGCGATTTTTTCGGCGTGGGGGTTCCGGTCTGGTCCACCCGCAATATCGGTTTCGCTACGGCGTAA
- the lpdA gene encoding dihydrolipoyl dehydrogenase, with the protein MADTYDLIVLGSGPGGYVAAIRAAQLGMKTAIVERELLGGICLNWGCIPTKALLRSAEIFHYMQHAKDYGLKADGISADLDAVVKRSRGVSKQLNQGVTHLMKKNKIAVHMGTGKLTAPGKLTVTDKDGKTTALEAKNIIVATGARARDLPGTPADGKRVWTYRHAMVPTEMPTKLLVIGSGAIGIEFASFYNDMGADVTVVEMVDRIVPVEDADVSAFLEKSLTKQGMTIMTGASLSEIKVGATGVTAKLKDKAGKETAGEFSHVIVAIGIVPNTADIGLKELGVEMDDRGFLKTDPMCRTNVPGLWAIGDITAPPWLAHKASHEGVIAVEAIAGNHPHAMDPKNIPGCTYCHPQVASVGLTEAKAKEAGYELKVGSFPFIGNGKAIALGEAEGFIKTIFDAKTGELLGAHMVGAEVTELIQGYTVGKTLETTEAELMETVFPHPTLSEMMHESVLAAYGKALHI; encoded by the coding sequence ATGGCTGACACCTACGACCTCATCGTGCTGGGCAGCGGCCCCGGCGGCTATGTCGCGGCGATCCGCGCGGCGCAATTGGGCATGAAAACCGCGATCGTCGAGCGCGAATTGCTCGGCGGCATCTGCCTCAACTGGGGCTGCATCCCGACCAAGGCGCTGCTGCGTTCGGCCGAGATCTTCCACTATATGCAGCACGCCAAGGATTATGGGCTGAAGGCCGACGGGATCAGCGCCGATCTCGATGCGGTGGTGAAGCGTTCGCGCGGGGTGTCGAAGCAGCTCAACCAGGGCGTCACGCACCTGATGAAGAAGAACAAGATCGCGGTGCATATGGGCACCGGCAAGCTCACCGCGCCGGGCAAGCTGACCGTGACCGACAAGGACGGCAAGACCACCGCGCTCGAAGCCAAGAACATCATCGTCGCCACCGGCGCGCGCGCGCGCGACCTGCCGGGGACGCCCGCCGACGGCAAGCGGGTGTGGACCTATCGCCATGCGATGGTGCCGACCGAGATGCCGACCAAGCTGCTCGTCATCGGATCGGGCGCGATCGGCATCGAATTCGCTAGCTTCTACAACGACATGGGCGCGGATGTTACCGTTGTCGAGATGGTCGACCGGATCGTGCCGGTCGAGGATGCCGATGTGTCGGCGTTCCTCGAAAAGTCGCTGACCAAGCAGGGCATGACGATCATGACCGGCGCGAGCCTCAGCGAGATCAAGGTCGGCGCGACCGGCGTCACCGCCAAGCTGAAGGACAAGGCGGGCAAGGAAACCGCCGGCGAATTCAGCCACGTCATCGTCGCGATCGGCATCGTCCCCAACACCGCCGACATCGGGCTGAAGGAACTGGGCGTCGAGATGGACGATCGCGGCTTCCTCAAGACCGATCCGATGTGCCGCACCAACGTGCCGGGGCTGTGGGCGATCGGCGACATCACCGCGCCGCCTTGGCTGGCGCACAAGGCAAGCCATGAGGGCGTCATCGCGGTCGAGGCGATCGCGGGCAACCACCCGCACGCAATGGACCCCAAGAACATCCCCGGCTGCACCTATTGCCACCCGCAGGTCGCGAGCGTCGGGTTGACCGAGGCCAAGGCGAAGGAAGCCGGGTATGAGCTCAAGGTCGGCAGCTTCCCCTTCATCGGCAACGGCAAGGCGATCGCGCTGGGCGAGGCCGAAGGCTTCATCAAGACGATCTTCGACGCCAAGACCGGCGAATTGCTCGGCGCGCACATGGTGGGGGCCGAGGTGACCGAATTGATCCAGGGCTATACCGTCGGCAAGACGCTCGAGACCACCGAGGCCGAGCTGATGGAAACGGTGTTCCCGCACCCGACGCTGAGCGAGATGATGCACGAGAGCGTCCTCGCCGCCTATGGCAAGGCGCTGCATATCTGA
- a CDS encoding metal-dependent hydrolase family protein — protein sequence MRIILSTAAALAAVSPAAAQQAASQPRSVVITAARMIDVVAGRVIEEPVIVVTDGRITSVVGRNGGRPNIPADAQRIDLPGKTLLPGFIDMHVHLAGSARIRGYRSLEYTDVFPVTLGVGNARDMLHAGFTTVRNLGSADYADVALKQGIEGGFYPGPRIVPATWSFGATGGHCGGSNLLPPSYKQQTERGVNGAEAVRYQVRENRRFGAEVIKVCATGGVFSKNTEPGQQQMTADELKAAADEAHMWGLKVAAHAHGAEGIKAAIRAGIDTIEHASLIDDEGLKLAKERGTWLSMDIFNTEYTQREGAATGALEENLRKDREVAQVQRDNFGKAVRMGIKLVFGSDAGVMPHDTAAGQFATMVQFGMTPLQAIQAATTNAAQALGRERDVGAIAVGRYADIVAVDGDPLADIRVLERVSHVVKGGVLEKGVGG from the coding sequence ATGCGCATCATCCTGTCCACCGCCGCCGCCTTGGCGGCGGTCTCGCCCGCTGCCGCGCAGCAGGCGGCATCGCAGCCACGATCGGTCGTCATCACCGCGGCGCGGATGATCGACGTCGTCGCGGGGCGGGTGATCGAGGAGCCGGTGATCGTCGTCACCGATGGCCGGATCACCTCAGTGGTCGGGCGCAATGGCGGGCGGCCCAATATCCCGGCGGATGCGCAGCGGATCGACCTGCCGGGCAAGACGCTGTTGCCCGGCTTCATCGACATGCACGTCCATCTGGCGGGCAGCGCGCGGATCAGGGGCTATCGGAGCCTCGAATATACCGACGTCTTCCCCGTCACGCTCGGCGTCGGCAATGCGCGAGACATGCTGCACGCGGGCTTCACCACCGTCCGCAACCTGGGTTCGGCCGACTATGCCGATGTCGCACTCAAGCAGGGGATCGAGGGCGGCTTCTATCCCGGCCCGCGGATCGTTCCCGCCACTTGGAGCTTCGGCGCGACCGGCGGGCATTGCGGCGGGAGCAATCTGCTGCCGCCGAGTTACAAGCAACAGACCGAGCGCGGGGTGAACGGCGCCGAGGCGGTCCGCTATCAGGTGCGCGAGAACCGGCGCTTCGGCGCCGAGGTGATCAAGGTCTGCGCCACCGGCGGCGTCTTTTCGAAGAACACCGAGCCCGGCCAGCAGCAGATGACCGCCGACGAACTCAAGGCTGCGGCCGACGAGGCGCATATGTGGGGGCTGAAGGTCGCGGCGCACGCGCATGGCGCCGAGGGGATCAAGGCAGCGATCCGCGCGGGGATCGACACGATCGAGCATGCCAGCCTGATCGACGACGAGGGGCTCAAGCTCGCCAAGGAGCGCGGCACCTGGCTGTCGATGGACATCTTCAACACCGAATATACCCAGCGCGAGGGCGCCGCGACCGGCGCGCTCGAAGAGAATCTGCGCAAGGATCGCGAGGTCGCGCAGGTTCAGCGCGACAATTTCGGCAAGGCGGTGCGGATGGGGATAAAGCTGGTGTTCGGTTCCGACGCCGGGGTGATGCCGCACGACACCGCCGCGGGGCAGTTTGCGACGATGGTGCAGTTCGGGATGACGCCGCTGCAGGCGATCCAGGCGGCGACGACCAACGCCGCGCAGGCGTTGGGGCGCGAGCGCGATGTCGGGGCGATCGCGGTGGGGCGCTATGCCGACATCGTCGCGGTTGATGGCGATCCGCTGGCGGATATTCGCGTGCTCGAGCGGGTGAGCCATGTGGTGAAGGGTGGGGTGTTGGAGAAGGGCGTAGGGGGGTGA
- a CDS encoding alpha/beta fold hydrolase gives MLLLTLLLAFAAPAQATAPEPPIAELGPNLERFAYPWPVQTIRVPVGQFGADMAYMDVAPTARANGRTVVLLHGKNFCGATWEATARMLAGRGYRVLIPDQIGFCKSAKPAGAQYSLRMLAANTAALMAARGIERAAIVGHSMGGILAMRFALQHPERTERLVLVNPLGLADRLAQGVPYTPLDRLLAGERRTSYQSIRAYQTENYYSGAWTAEYDRWVRMLAGQYAGGGNETVALAQAKTSDMIQTQPVVYELDRIAVPTTLLIGMRDKTVFGKANAPEGVRATLKPIPEVAASAAARIKGVRLVRIEGAGHSPQVEVPERFERLLVEALG, from the coding sequence ATGTTGCTGCTTACCTTGTTGCTCGCGTTCGCCGCCCCCGCGCAGGCCACCGCGCCCGAACCGCCGATCGCCGAGCTCGGCCCCAATCTCGAGCGCTTCGCTTATCCCTGGCCGGTACAGACGATCCGCGTGCCGGTCGGGCAGTTCGGTGCCGACATGGCGTATATGGACGTCGCCCCAACCGCGCGCGCCAACGGGCGCACCGTCGTGCTGCTCCACGGCAAGAATTTCTGCGGCGCGACCTGGGAGGCGACCGCGCGGATGCTGGCGGGCAGGGGGTATCGCGTGCTGATCCCCGACCAGATCGGCTTCTGCAAGTCGGCCAAGCCCGCGGGGGCGCAATATTCGCTGCGGATGCTTGCCGCCAACACCGCGGCGTTGATGGCGGCGCGCGGGATCGAGCGCGCGGCGATCGTCGGTCATTCGATGGGGGGCATCCTGGCGATGCGCTTCGCGCTCCAGCATCCCGAGCGCACCGAGCGGCTGGTGCTGGTCAATCCGCTGGGGCTAGCCGACCGGCTGGCGCAGGGCGTGCCCTATACCCCGCTCGACCGGCTGCTCGCGGGGGAGCGCCGTACCAGCTACCAGTCGATCCGCGCCTATCAGACCGAGAATTATTATAGCGGCGCCTGGACCGCCGAGTATGATCGCTGGGTGCGGATGCTGGCGGGGCAATATGCCGGCGGCGGCAACGAGACGGTGGCGCTGGCGCAGGCCAAGACGAGCGACATGATCCAGACGCAGCCGGTAGTGTACGAACTCGACCGGATCGCGGTGCCGACGACCTTGCTGATCGGGATGCGCGACAAGACGGTGTTCGGGAAGGCGAACGCGCCTGAGGGGGTGCGGGCGACGCTGAAGCCGATCCCCGAGGTGGCGGCGAGTGCTGCCGCGCGGATCAAGGGCGTGCGGCTGGTGCGGATCGAGGGGGCGGGGCATTCGCCGCAGGTCGAGGTGCCCGAGCGGTTTGAACGTTTGCTAGTGGAGGCGTTGGGGTAG
- the rpsL gene encoding 30S ribosomal protein S12, with the protein MPTINQLVRKGRDPQKAKSKVPAMEANPQKRGVCTRVYTTTPKKPNSALRKVAKVRLTNQREVITYIPGEGHNLQEHSVVLIRGGRVRDLPGVRYHVLRGVLDTQGVKDRKQSRSKYGAKRPK; encoded by the coding sequence ATGCCGACGATTAACCAGCTGGTCCGCAAGGGCCGCGATCCGCAGAAGGCCAAGAGCAAGGTCCCTGCGATGGAAGCAAACCCGCAGAAGCGTGGCGTTTGCACCCGCGTGTACACGACGACCCCGAAGAAGCCGAACTCGGCACTGCGCAAGGTCGCCAAGGTTCGTCTGACGAACCAGCGCGAAGTCATCACCTATATTCCGGGTGAAGGCCACAACCTGCAGGAGCATTCGGTGGTGCTGATCCGCGGCGGTCGCGTTCGCGATCTTCCCGGCGTTCGCTACCATGTGCTGCGCGGCGTTCTCGATACCCAGGGTGTCAAGGATCGCAAGCAGTCCCGCTCGAAGTACGGCGCCAAGCGTCCGAAGTAA
- the rpsG gene encoding 30S ribosomal protein S7, with amino-acid sequence MARRRRPEKRIILPDPKYGDQILSKFMNSVMLDGKKAVAEGIVYSAMETVEQRAKRDPVGVFHDALNNIAPGIEVRSRRVGGATYQVPVEVRPERAQALAIRWLITSARNRSENTMSARLSGELMDAANNRGNAVKKREDTHRMAEANRAFSHYRW; translated from the coding sequence ATGGCACGTCGTCGTCGTCCCGAAAAGCGGATCATTCTTCCCGATCCGAAATACGGTGATCAAATTCTTTCGAAGTTCATGAACAGCGTGATGCTCGACGGCAAGAAGGCCGTCGCAGAAGGCATCGTGTACAGCGCAATGGAAACCGTCGAGCAGCGCGCCAAACGCGACCCGGTCGGCGTGTTCCACGATGCGCTGAACAACATCGCGCCGGGCATCGAAGTGCGCAGCCGCCGCGTCGGCGGTGCGACCTATCAGGTGCCGGTCGAGGTTCGCCCCGAGCGTGCCCAGGCCCTCGCGATCCGCTGGCTCATCACCTCGGCGCGCAATCGCAGCGAGAACACGATGTCGGCCCGCCTTTCGGGCGAGCTGATGGACGCGGCGAACAACCGCGGCAACGCGGTGAAGAAGCGCGAAGACACCCATCGGATGGCAGAAGCCAACCGGGCCTTCTCGCACTATCGCTGGTAA